In one window of Lynx canadensis isolate LIC74 chromosome B3, mLynCan4.pri.v2, whole genome shotgun sequence DNA:
- the GPHB5 gene encoding glycoprotein hormone beta-5: protein MKLAYLFLGPMALFLLAGCSCVLSTSSGNLLTFVGCAVREFTFLAKKPGCRGLRITTDACWGRCETWEKPILEPPYIEAHHRVCTYNETRQVTVKLPNCAPGVDPFYTYPVAVRCDCGACSTATTECETI, encoded by the exons ATGAAGCTGGCATACCTTTTCCTCGGCCCCATGGCCCTCTTCCTCCTAGCTGGCTGCAGCTGTGTTCTCAGCACGTCCAGTGGGAACCTGCTCACCTTTGTGGGCTGTGCCGTGAGGGAGTTTACTTTCCTGGCCAAAAAGCCTGGCTGCAGGGGCCTTCGGATCACTACGGATGCCTGCTGGGGCCGCTGTGAGACCTGGGAG AAGCCCATTCTGGAACCCCCCTACATTGAAGCCCATCATCGAGTCTGTACCTACAACGAGACCAGACAGGTGACGGTCAAACTGCCCAATTGCGCCCCTGGAGTGGACCCCTTCTACACCTACCCCGTGGCTGTCCGCTGCGACTGCGGGGCCTGTTCCACTGCCACCACGGAGTGCGAGACCATCTGA